Proteins encoded in a region of the Candidatus Nanosynbacter sp. HMT-352 genome:
- the thrS gene encoding threonine--tRNA ligase has protein sequence MSEEELRSMRHSLAHIMAQAIQHLWPQAKFGVGPAIDNGFYYDVYLDNGTISEADLPKIEKEMRKIIAADYPLERRDVSVEEAIDWAIKGDQSFKVELLNDLKRSGTTVASELTGEKMGSVSDGDSKVETVSLYSQGDYTDLCRGGHVDSTGKVGVFKLTKTAGAYWRGSENNPQMQRIYGVAFATQEELDEYLNRLEIAKQRDHRKLGRELDLYTTSPLVGIGLPLFTPRGTILRDIVAQYSNQLRQKFGFEKVWTPHITKKDLYETSGHWAKFGEELFLVKSQETSDEMALKPMNCPHHTQIFASRPRSYRDMPVRYLETTTDYRDEKTGELGGLNRVRSLTQDDSHIFCRTDQIEDEINNLLSAARELYRSIDMKLRVRLSYRDESNSYLGDLGLWDSAQNQLKSAVEKVGLDYFEQEGEAAFYGPKIDFMATDAIGREHQVATVQLDFVQPQRFGLEYTDNDGNFTAPVMIHCALLGSIERFLSVFIEHTGGWFPFWAAPEQVRILTINDTVLEYVDKITTILSDITLMKPVRYNDVRFTINSRNESLGKKIREATSMKIPVQLIVGPKDMEASEVSVRTQSGEEKISLEQLAEYIKSL, from the coding sequence ATGAGCGAAGAAGAATTAAGATCTATGAGACATAGTCTAGCGCACATTATGGCGCAGGCTATTCAGCATTTATGGCCTCAAGCGAAGTTCGGTGTGGGTCCAGCTATCGATAATGGCTTTTACTATGATGTCTATCTTGACAACGGGACAATTTCTGAAGCTGATCTTCCGAAGATAGAAAAGGAGATGCGAAAGATCATAGCGGCTGATTATCCGCTTGAAAGGCGCGATGTGTCGGTAGAAGAGGCTATTGATTGGGCTATAAAGGGAGATCAGTCATTTAAGGTGGAACTACTGAATGACCTTAAGCGATCTGGTACTACAGTTGCTAGTGAATTGACTGGAGAAAAAATGGGGTCTGTGTCTGATGGCGATAGTAAAGTTGAGACTGTTTCTTTGTATTCTCAGGGTGATTACACTGATTTGTGTAGGGGCGGACATGTGGATAGCACTGGAAAGGTTGGCGTATTTAAACTTACTAAGACGGCTGGAGCGTATTGGCGAGGCAGTGAAAATAATCCACAAATGCAACGAATATATGGTGTAGCGTTTGCTACGCAGGAAGAGCTGGATGAATATCTGAATAGATTGGAGATTGCAAAACAGCGAGATCATCGCAAATTAGGTAGGGAGCTTGATTTGTATACAACTTCACCCTTGGTGGGGATTGGTTTACCTTTGTTTACTCCTCGCGGTACGATTTTACGAGATATAGTGGCTCAATATTCGAACCAGCTGAGACAGAAGTTTGGCTTTGAAAAAGTATGGACGCCTCATATTACGAAAAAAGATCTATATGAAACATCGGGACATTGGGCTAAGTTTGGAGAGGAATTATTTTTAGTTAAAAGCCAGGAAACTAGCGACGAGATGGCTCTTAAGCCTATGAACTGTCCACATCATACGCAAATTTTTGCCTCACGACCGCGAAGTTATCGTGATATGCCGGTAAGATACTTGGAGACGACAACAGATTATCGTGACGAAAAAACTGGCGAGCTGGGCGGATTGAATCGAGTTCGCTCACTAACGCAAGATGATAGCCATATATTTTGTCGTACTGATCAGATTGAAGATGAGATTAATAATTTATTGTCGGCTGCCCGCGAGCTATATAGATCAATTGATATGAAGCTCAGGGTTCGCTTGAGCTACCGTGATGAATCCAACTCGTACCTGGGTGACCTTGGCTTATGGGATTCCGCACAGAACCAGTTAAAGTCTGCTGTTGAGAAAGTAGGTTTGGATTATTTCGAACAAGAGGGTGAGGCGGCATTTTATGGTCCAAAGATTGACTTTATGGCGACGGATGCAATCGGTCGTGAACATCAAGTTGCAACTGTGCAGCTGGATTTTGTGCAACCACAAAGGTTTGGTTTGGAATATACGGATAATGATGGCAATTTTACAGCACCAGTTATGATTCACTGTGCCTTATTGGGCTCAATTGAGCGATTCTTAAGTGTGTTTATAGAACATACTGGCGGATGGTTTCCGTTTTGGGCGGCTCCGGAACAAGTTCGTATTTTGACGATTAACGACACGGTGTTAGAGTATGTTGATAAAATAACAACTATATTATCAGACATTACTCTCATGAAGCCAGTTAGATATAACGATGTAAGATTTACAATAAACTCTAGAAATGAATCATTAGGCAAGAAGATTAGGGAAGCTACTTCTATGAAGATACCTGTTCAACTTATCGTAGGACCAAAGGATATGGAAGCTAGTGAGGTTAGTGTTCGCACGCAATCTGGTGAAGAAAAAATATCATTGGAGCAGCTTGCTGAGTATATAAAATCTTTATAG
- a CDS encoding SurA N-terminal domain-containing protein, protein MKNLLNRKDKKQSKTLPKRITNDTVAQHREKVLAAGRKHKYPVQYTKRRLVWITMFVSIIILAIFVVIGWMQLYVWRDTSDIAYRITKILPLPVANIDGENAEYSDYLLYHRSSLAVLQSQGQADQKDKVKFYQNQSINKALEVAYAKKLARENNITIDDKRAQDLIKSQQESSKLSQTAYASVVKDNLHWSMDELKIAMKYTLLKQEVSFKVDKTAGSLASDIEKKLRAGKSLKDVATEMGDKVQPVFDLSVSVDNSDGGLTKSAMSLVKGKTSGPIKTLSGDGYYFVTLNNIEGNVVNYSYIKVPLTEFNSRLNYLKNNNKVKYFISIDK, encoded by the coding sequence ATGAAGAACCTATTGAACCGTAAAGATAAAAAACAATCAAAAACACTACCAAAAAGAATTACGAATGATACAGTAGCTCAGCATCGGGAAAAGGTTTTGGCGGCTGGTCGTAAGCATAAATACCCCGTACAATACACCAAACGTCGATTAGTATGGATAACTATGTTTGTTAGTATTATTATATTGGCTATTTTTGTTGTTATTGGCTGGATGCAGTTATATGTTTGGAGAGATACGAGCGATATTGCATACAGGATAACCAAGATCTTACCTCTTCCAGTGGCTAATATTGATGGAGAAAATGCCGAGTATAGCGACTATCTTTTGTATCATCGTAGCTCATTGGCAGTATTACAGTCTCAGGGACAAGCAGATCAAAAGGACAAAGTTAAGTTCTATCAAAACCAATCCATAAACAAAGCCTTAGAGGTTGCGTATGCTAAAAAGCTTGCAAGAGAGAATAATATCACGATTGATGATAAAAGAGCTCAAGATTTAATTAAAAGTCAACAGGAATCTAGTAAGCTTTCGCAGACTGCTTACGCATCCGTAGTAAAAGATAACCTCCATTGGTCAATGGATGAGTTGAAGATTGCTATGAAATACACCTTATTAAAACAAGAAGTTTCTTTTAAGGTTGATAAGACTGCGGGCAGTCTAGCATCTGATATCGAGAAGAAGCTGCGAGCAGGTAAATCTCTAAAGGATGTCGCTACAGAGATGGGTGATAAAGTACAACCTGTGTTTGACCTGTCTGTGTCTGTAGATAATTCCGATGGAGGCTTAACGAAATCAGCTATGTCCTTAGTAAAGGGTAAAACTTCAGGCCCCATAAAAACCCTTTCCGGTGATGGGTATTATTTCGTGACACTTAATAATATCGAGGGTAATGTCGTAAATTATTCCTACATAAAAGTTCCGCTAACAGAATTTAATAGTCGTCTTAACTACTTAAAAAATAACAACAAGGTAAAGTACTTCATTTCTATAGACAAATAA
- a CDS encoding PH domain-containing protein gives MTESIKDKQFDGQRDGERLLFVFRRHIIAMRKGFYLLLGSMAFGSLPFLIWQDNLSFLWVFIGGFIFGLILFFYHFLMWFYTYYIVTDQRIRQITQHGFFGKDVIELKLSKIQNISYSVPGFSGEMFKFGTIVIQTFVGDLVIKNVEHPDKIYNKLQDAVEISTKKEDSNEEPIEP, from the coding sequence ATGACAGAGAGTATTAAAGATAAGCAGTTCGACGGGCAACGTGATGGTGAGCGATTGCTGTTTGTATTTCGTCGCCATATAATCGCTATGCGAAAAGGATTTTATCTACTTCTTGGGTCTATGGCGTTTGGTTCGTTGCCTTTTTTAATTTGGCAAGATAACTTAAGCTTTTTGTGGGTATTTATTGGTGGGTTTATTTTTGGGTTAATACTATTTTTCTATCATTTTTTGATGTGGTTTTATACCTACTACATTGTTACTGATCAGAGAATTCGTCAAATTACTCAGCATGGATTTTTTGGTAAAGACGTCATTGAGTTAAAATTATCAAAAATTCAAAATATTAGCTATAGTGTCCCGGGGTTTAGTGGTGAAATGTTTAAGTTTGGTACAATAGTTATTCAAACTTTTGTTGGAGATCTTGTTATAAAAAACGTAGAACATCCAGATAAGATCTATAATAAACTACAAGACGCAGTGGAAATTTCGACAAAGAAGGAGGATAGCAATGAAGAACCTATTGAACCGTAA
- a CDS encoding NrdR family transcriptional regulator, with the protein MICIKCFHGKTHITNSRQNKKYPITWRRHICDQCGYSFTTYEKPVIDLIVISQNGKKNNFSIGKLMLSIARSFNHDDRLAASYSYDLANTIQDKLTLLQNEYTISPQYIAEITHSTLQNFDQIAALQYAAQHNLITPQRKKRRGRPSFSYSEHDSDHSSPL; encoded by the coding sequence ATGATATGTATAAAATGTTTTCACGGAAAAACCCACATAACAAATTCTCGTCAAAATAAAAAATACCCAATAACCTGGCGCAGACATATATGCGACCAATGTGGCTATTCTTTTACAACCTACGAAAAGCCTGTGATTGACCTCATTGTTATATCACAAAATGGCAAGAAAAATAATTTTTCTATAGGAAAGCTAATGCTTAGTATTGCGCGAAGTTTTAATCATGACGATAGATTAGCAGCCTCATATAGTTACGACTTAGCCAATACTATACAAGACAAGTTGACGCTTTTACAAAACGAGTACACGATATCGCCACAATATATCGCCGAAATAACTCACTCGACATTACAGAATTTTGATCAAATAGCCGCACTGCAATACGCAGCACAACACAATCTTATTACTCCCCAGAGGAAGAAGCGTCGGGGTCGCCCTTCTTTTTCTTATTCTGAGCACGACTCTGATCATTCATCTCCACTGTAG
- a CDS encoding type II secretion system protein, which produces MRKFNRGDTLVEVLLGVTIFSLVAVIALETMNRGMAIAQYSLETTLVRQQVDAQAEMIRYAHDMKNDTWKKLVDNNSVSVSAVNGNEGNLGVEKCSDDFSTKEFALAATPSLASKISILNNPGDYKATETYARVDSDTKKTYGISVRLVKPSTATGSRDSNKYDAYIKACWMPVGSKMPATLGTIVRLYDSGL; this is translated from the coding sequence ATGCGTAAGTTTAACAGAGGCGACACACTTGTCGAAGTGTTGCTTGGAGTAACCATTTTTAGCCTAGTTGCCGTTATTGCATTAGAAACCATGAATCGCGGGATGGCTATTGCTCAGTATTCTTTAGAGACGACGTTGGTTCGTCAACAGGTTGACGCTCAGGCTGAAATGATAAGATATGCACATGATATGAAAAATGATACTTGGAAGAAATTGGTAGACAATAATTCGGTGAGCGTTTCTGCTGTTAATGGCAATGAAGGAAACTTGGGTGTTGAAAAATGTTCTGATGATTTTTCTACGAAAGAGTTTGCATTGGCTGCGACGCCTTCGCTCGCTTCGAAGATTAGTATATTGAACAATCCTGGAGATTATAAAGCGACAGAAACATACGCGCGGGTTGATAGCGATACTAAAAAAACGTATGGAATATCAGTTAGATTGGTTAAGCCGAGTACGGCTACTGGAAGCAGGGACAGTAACAAGTACGATGCGTACATAAAAGCATGCTGGATGCCTGTTGGTAGCAAAATGCCGGCGACTCTTGGTACGATTGTGAGGCTATATGATTCGGGGTTATAA
- the xerA gene encoding site-specific tyrosine recombinase/integron integrase: protein MFISEALTDFLEHLEVEGGRSQKTIINYQLYLERFIDFAGDIDVEKITSELIRQYRLWLNRYKNDNTGEELSLITQSYHLIALRGLLTYLSRRNIKSLAADRIILPKVVRKQVTFLQYDEILRMIDQIPTDTESGLRDRAIVELLFSSGLRVSELVNLNRDHINLKRREFMVRGKGQKDRPVFISKSAAEHISAYLEARTDNLPALFLSYSKRHATPNTSGDYRRLSARSIQRMVGQYARLAGITKHVSPHTMRHSFATDLLMNGADLRSVQSMLGHSNISTTQVYTHVTDQHLKDIHDRFHSDTEA from the coding sequence ATGTTTATATCTGAAGCTTTAACTGATTTCTTAGAGCACCTAGAAGTTGAAGGTGGACGTAGCCAGAAAACTATCATAAATTATCAACTGTACTTGGAGAGATTTATCGATTTTGCCGGGGATATAGATGTTGAGAAAATTACATCAGAATTAATACGTCAGTATCGTCTCTGGTTAAACCGTTATAAAAACGACAACACCGGCGAAGAGTTATCTCTAATCACCCAAAGTTATCATCTTATTGCATTGCGAGGTCTATTAACTTACCTTTCTCGTCGTAATATCAAAAGTCTAGCAGCCGACAGAATTATATTACCCAAAGTAGTCCGTAAACAAGTGACTTTTTTACAATATGACGAGATTTTACGTATGATTGATCAAATACCAACCGATACGGAATCTGGACTGAGAGATCGAGCAATCGTTGAGTTGCTATTTTCCAGCGGACTGCGTGTTTCAGAATTGGTCAATTTAAACCGAGATCATATAAACCTAAAGAGGCGCGAATTTATGGTGCGAGGAAAAGGACAAAAGGATCGCCCTGTTTTTATTTCAAAAAGTGCTGCCGAACACATATCGGCGTACCTGGAAGCTAGAACAGATAACCTACCCGCTCTATTTTTAAGCTATAGCAAACGCCACGCAACCCCCAACACCTCCGGAGACTACCGTAGGTTAAGCGCGCGCAGTATTCAGAGAATGGTTGGTCAATATGCTAGATTAGCTGGTATCACAAAACATGTAAGCCCACACACTATGCGCCATAGCTTTGCCACCGACCTACTTATGAACGGTGCAGACTTGCGTTCAGTCCAATCAATGCTGGGACATAGCAATATATCAACAACACAGGTATATACGCATGTTACCGACCAGCACCTGAAAGACATTCACGACCGATTCCATAGTGATACAGAAGCTTAA
- a CDS encoding glycosyltransferase: protein MDIEIPLGKRTKKYRFLEMLPGILSYGAVILLIILSILSPVLASIYLLSIILAAFVKAIAISYRVINGHNNMERASKVDWNGRLSDLESPKEAYSKLRGVESKELLYQQHLDNLKFMSAAEDGYFPKPSSIYNALIMPAYNESIEVIEPALKSVLDTTYDKKRLIVVFAYEERGGVDIDTTAKTLKKKYGKYFHSFHIVKHPKDLPNEVVGKGGNITYAGKWLERYLQQEGIAFSDVIVTTMDCDNKPHKYYFDYVTYEYVTREDRKHLSFQPICLFTNNIWDVPAPMRVVATGNSFWNIISSMRPYSLRNFASHSQPMSALVEMNFWSTRTIVEDGHQYWRSYFYFSGNYEVVPIFVPIYQDAVLSNGYRKTLKAQFIQLRRWSYGASDVAYVGNNVFNRNRTTKFWPSLARFIRLLDGHVTQACIALIVAFGGWAPLVLNGEAARSVAAHQLPDTVSLIQQIAMVGILVSIFVSFKLLPPRPERYKKSRNILMVLQWALMPVIAIVYSSMASYNAQTHLLIGKYLDKFDVTEKTTVEMNDQSRAQNKKKKGDPDASSSGE, encoded by the coding sequence ATGGACATTGAAATTCCACTTGGCAAACGAACGAAAAAATATCGTTTTCTTGAGATGCTCCCAGGAATATTGAGTTACGGAGCTGTCATTCTTTTGATAATTTTGTCTATTTTAAGTCCTGTTTTGGCGTCAATTTATCTATTGTCTATAATCCTAGCCGCGTTCGTGAAGGCTATAGCGATTAGCTATAGAGTAATCAATGGCCACAATAACATGGAAAGGGCATCAAAAGTTGATTGGAATGGGCGATTGTCTGATTTAGAAAGCCCAAAAGAAGCGTACTCTAAACTGAGGGGGGTTGAGTCTAAAGAGTTGCTATACCAGCAGCATTTAGATAATCTAAAGTTTATGTCTGCTGCGGAAGATGGATATTTTCCTAAGCCAAGTAGTATTTACAACGCTCTTATTATGCCTGCGTATAATGAGAGCATAGAGGTTATTGAACCTGCTCTTAAGTCAGTCTTAGATACAACATACGACAAAAAGCGGCTGATAGTGGTTTTTGCGTATGAAGAGCGTGGTGGTGTTGATATTGATACAACAGCCAAGACATTGAAGAAGAAATACGGTAAATATTTTCACTCTTTTCATATCGTAAAACACCCAAAGGACCTGCCAAACGAAGTAGTCGGTAAAGGTGGAAATATTACATATGCGGGTAAGTGGCTGGAGAGATATTTACAGCAAGAGGGAATAGCTTTTTCTGATGTTATTGTTACAACAATGGACTGCGATAATAAGCCGCATAAGTATTACTTTGATTATGTAACATATGAATATGTTACCCGCGAGGACAGGAAACATTTATCATTTCAGCCAATATGTTTGTTTACTAATAATATATGGGATGTTCCTGCTCCCATGAGAGTGGTGGCGACGGGGAATTCGTTTTGGAACATCATTAGTTCTATGCGTCCATACTCTTTGCGTAATTTCGCGTCACATTCTCAGCCGATGAGTGCACTTGTTGAGATGAATTTTTGGAGCACTAGAACGATTGTTGAGGATGGGCACCAATATTGGCGAAGTTATTTCTATTTTAGTGGTAATTATGAGGTTGTGCCTATTTTTGTGCCAATTTATCAAGATGCGGTATTGTCTAATGGATATAGGAAGACACTAAAGGCTCAGTTTATTCAGTTGCGCCGCTGGAGTTATGGGGCTTCTGATGTGGCTTATGTGGGTAACAATGTGTTTAATAGGAATAGAACTACAAAATTTTGGCCTAGCTTAGCTAGGTTCATAAGGTTACTAGATGGTCACGTAACGCAGGCTTGTATCGCTTTGATCGTTGCTTTTGGCGGATGGGCACCGCTTGTGCTGAATGGTGAGGCTGCTCGTAGTGTTGCTGCACATCAACTGCCAGATACAGTTAGCTTAATACAACAGATAGCTATGGTGGGTATTCTGGTTTCAATTTTCGTATCATTTAAACTTCTGCCTCCGCGTCCAGAAAGATATAAAAAGAGTAGGAATATATTGATGGTCTTGCAATGGGCTCTGATGCCTGTAATTGCTATAGTATACAGCTCAATGGCTTCGTACAATGCTCAGACTCATCTTCTGATCGGTAAATACCTTGATAAGTTTGATGTAACAGAGAAGACTACAGTGGAGATGAATGATCAGAGTCGTGCTCAGAATAAGAAAAAGAAGGGCGACCCCGACGCTTCTTCCTCTGGGGAGTAA
- a CDS encoding nucleoside-diphosphate kinase, producing the protein MAESEKNYCGVERTLVVFKPDAVQRGIVGEILQRFERVGLKIVGVKMTSPSRDHYYAHYEDIGKLATRRGEGTLNITLDMMMDGPVIAMVLEGVEAVAVVRKIVGPTEPKSADMGTIRGDYSHISFGYADECQKGVPNLIHASGDSDEAAREVEHWFKPEELVNYHTLSEKFTR; encoded by the coding sequence ATGGCAGAAAGTGAAAAAAACTACTGTGGCGTTGAAAGGACATTGGTCGTCTTTAAGCCTGACGCAGTTCAACGAGGTATAGTTGGGGAAATTTTACAACGTTTTGAGCGAGTTGGTCTAAAAATAGTTGGTGTAAAAATGACATCGCCGTCTAGAGATCACTACTATGCTCATTACGAGGACATCGGTAAATTGGCTACTCGTAGGGGCGAGGGAACTTTGAATATAACACTGGATATGATGATGGATGGTCCAGTCATAGCAATGGTATTAGAGGGTGTCGAAGCTGTTGCTGTTGTTAGAAAGATTGTTGGTCCAACAGAGCCAAAGTCAGCCGATATGGGAACAATTCGTGGCGACTACTCACACATCAGTTTTGGTTATGCAGATGAGTGTCAAAAGGGTGTTCCAAATTTGATTCATGCTTCTGGCGATTCAGATGAGGCTGCGCGTGAAGTTGAACATTGGTTTAAGCCAGAAGAGTTAGTGAATTATCATACATTGAGCGAGAAATTTACTCGATAG
- the rpmB gene encoding 50S ribosomal protein L28, producing MASRCDLTGKGKQYGNNVSFSLRRTKRVFKPNLQKKTFVVDGQKITMTLSTKAIRTLKKKGILGATTNK from the coding sequence ATGGCATCACGATGTGATTTAACAGGCAAAGGAAAGCAGTACGGTAACAACGTCAGCTTCTCCCTGCGCCGCACTAAACGCGTCTTCAAACCAAACCTTCAGAAGAAAACTTTTGTCGTTGACGGTCAAAAAATTACCATGACTTTAAGCACAAAAGCTATTCGCACCCTGAAGAAAAAAGGTATTCTAGGCGCAACTACTAATAAGTAA
- a CDS encoding tRNA (adenosine(37)-N6)-dimethylallyltransferase: MDKFAELDNSVSESHLPLIVIIGPTASGKTSLAIQLAKKYRGEIICADSRTVYRGMNIGTAKPSLGEQQVVPHWGLDLVDPGDSFSASQFKDYACQKIKEIRSRGNIPFLVGGTGLYIDSVIFDFQFGAKSNEDKRCDLQEMTVSELQQYCANHNILLPENSKNKRYLVRAIERADEKPSRLEVPLNNTIVVGITTDKQLLKQRITDRAKKMFKDGVVEETIELANNSGWCNEAMTGNVYPIIKKLIEKEIDEDQTIREFIVSDVNLVKRQLTWFRRNPFIEWGDIRSCEQYLSRVLDSK; encoded by the coding sequence TTGGATAAGTTTGCGGAATTAGATAATAGCGTTAGTGAAAGTCACCTACCGCTAATTGTAATTATTGGCCCTACCGCTAGCGGCAAAACATCGTTGGCTATACAATTAGCGAAGAAGTATAGAGGAGAGATAATTTGCGCTGACAGCAGGACTGTCTATCGTGGTATGAATATCGGGACAGCTAAGCCTTCTTTAGGTGAACAGCAAGTAGTGCCTCATTGGGGTCTTGACTTAGTAGATCCAGGAGATTCTTTCAGTGCGTCGCAATTTAAGGATTATGCCTGTCAAAAGATTAAAGAAATCCGAAGTCGAGGAAATATTCCATTTCTTGTTGGTGGAACAGGGTTGTATATTGATTCTGTTATTTTTGATTTTCAATTTGGGGCTAAGTCTAATGAAGATAAGAGGTGTGATTTACAGGAAATGACGGTGTCTGAGCTTCAGCAATACTGCGCTAATCATAATATACTCTTGCCGGAGAATAGTAAAAATAAAAGATATCTAGTTAGGGCTATTGAACGAGCCGATGAAAAGCCGTCTAGACTGGAGGTTCCATTGAATAATACTATCGTTGTTGGAATTACTACAGATAAGCAGTTGTTGAAGCAAAGAATTACAGATAGGGCAAAAAAAATGTTCAAGGATGGTGTTGTAGAAGAAACAATAGAATTAGCCAATAATTCCGGGTGGTGCAATGAGGCTATGACGGGTAATGTTTATCCTATTATTAAGAAATTAATCGAGAAAGAAATAGATGAAGATCAGACTATTCGGGAGTTTATCGTTAGTGATGTAAACTTAGTAAAACGTCAGTTGACGTGGTTTAGACGAAACCCATTTATTGAATGGGGAGATATTCGTTCGTGTGAACAATATTTATCTCGAGTATTAGATAGTAAGTAA
- a CDS encoding PilW family protein, translated as MIRGYKKGFTLIELMLAMSFISVLLLSIAMVGIQAGKMYSRGIVLRDVNQAGRDISDTIRRDFLQANAEKIDGTGLRVPNNSNWSTGRLCLGSHSYVWNNPKYLDDPSLLGGNSLFKVNGNPVNLVRVVDADSGLCKKDASGKYPETVDLAKSSNLLRAINSGDGSIGVHEVTLEKVTSDNSREALYKLTFTLGTSKMSEIRNSSCKAPTEDDSNFEFCAINKFEMIVRTNG; from the coding sequence ATGATTCGGGGTTATAAAAAAGGATTTACACTTATCGAATTGATGCTCGCCATGAGTTTTATTTCTGTTCTTTTGTTGTCGATTGCTATGGTGGGTATTCAAGCGGGAAAAATGTATAGCAGGGGTATTGTGCTTCGTGATGTTAATCAAGCGGGGCGAGATATTTCAGACACTATTCGACGCGATTTTCTTCAGGCGAATGCCGAAAAGATTGATGGTACGGGATTGAGGGTACCGAATAATAGCAATTGGTCAACTGGTCGACTTTGCCTTGGCTCTCATTCTTATGTGTGGAATAATCCGAAGTATTTGGATGATCCTAGCCTGTTGGGCGGAAATAGTCTGTTTAAGGTTAATGGTAATCCAGTGAATTTGGTGCGCGTAGTTGATGCGGATAGCGGATTATGTAAAAAAGATGCTTCTGGCAAATATCCGGAAACCGTCGATCTTGCAAAATCATCCAATTTGCTCAGAGCTATTAATAGTGGCGATGGCTCAATTGGCGTGCACGAAGTTACGTTAGAAAAGGTTACCTCAGATAATTCAAGGGAGGCGCTGTATAAATTGACTTTTACGCTGGGGACGAGCAAGATGAGCGAAATAAGGAATTCTTCCTGTAAAGCTCCGACTGAAGATGATAGTAATTTTGAGTTCTGTGCTATAAATAAATTTGAGATGATTGTGAGGACAAATGGGTAA
- a CDS encoding MBL fold metallo-hydrolase has translation MFEVEYKGANAVIVTTKKLRVVFDPNLEIVGGKNVSVSNDVEVVTEDRFTVADSVPRLLFSGPGEYEVGDISLLGIPARRYIDAADDVKKSTIYKITVGEAKGVIVGNIENKLTDNQLENIGVVDFAILPVGGNGYTLDAIGATSIIRQLDPKVVIPVHYNDATLRYEVPQDSVDEFVKNLGAPVVEAGSKWKLKKITDLPDNLTVIQISKS, from the coding sequence ATGTTTGAAGTAGAGTATAAAGGGGCAAATGCTGTCATTGTTACTACAAAGAAGCTTCGCGTAGTATTTGATCCAAACTTAGAAATCGTCGGAGGGAAAAATGTTTCCGTAAGCAATGATGTGGAGGTGGTTACGGAGGATAGATTTACTGTTGCAGATTCTGTGCCAAGACTATTATTCTCTGGTCCAGGCGAATATGAAGTTGGGGATATTTCATTGCTAGGAATTCCAGCACGCCGATATATCGACGCCGCAGATGATGTTAAAAAATCTACAATATATAAAATTACGGTTGGTGAAGCTAAGGGGGTGATTGTTGGTAATATTGAGAATAAACTAACTGATAATCAGCTCGAAAATATAGGTGTTGTTGATTTTGCAATATTACCTGTCGGTGGAAATGGATATACATTAGACGCAATAGGAGCAACTTCAATAATTCGTCAATTGGATCCTAAGGTGGTGATTCCAGTGCATTACAATGACGCTACTTTGCGTTATGAAGTTCCACAGGATAGTGTGGATGAGTTTGTAAAAAACCTAGGAGCTCCAGTTGTTGAGGCTGGTTCAAAGTGGAAGTTAAAGAAAATAACCGATTTACCGGATAATTTAACAGTTATTCAAATATCGAAAAGTTAG